The Colias croceus chromosome 18, ilColCroc2.1 genome has a window encoding:
- the LOC123699665 gene encoding nuclear export mediator factor NEMF homolog, with product MKTRFNTYDIVCMVTELQRLVGMRVNQVYDIDNRTYVIRLQRSEEKSVLLLESGNRFHTTQFEWPKNVAPSGFTMKLRKHLKNKRLEHLTQLGIDRIVDLQFGSGEAAYHVILELYDRGNIVLTDYNWTILNVLRPHVEGDKVRFAVKEKYPLDRAKTSYEAPSEEQLREILSRSRPGDNLKKILNPNLEYGSAIIDHVLLDNGLTGNMKISQDPSKGFFVDRDISKLYTALKQAELLMDEAKSQVAKGYIIQKKEERPNPEGGGDFFTNQEFHPKLFSQHKNQPHVEYETFDRSVDEFYSALEGQKIDLKTIQVEREAMKKLQNVRKDHEKRITELEKVQVEDKMAAEMIARNEPLVEQARLAIQTTLANQMSWDDIKLLVKTAQDNSDPVASSIKNLKLNTNHITLLLTDPYEWEQMEPMLVDIDLSLTAFANARRYYDQKRNAAKKQQKTVESAGKALKSAERKTKQTLKEAQTISSISKARKTYWFEKFYWFISSDNYLVIAGRDQQQNELLVKRYMRSTDIYVHAEVTGASSVVVKCPTGPAPPKTLSEAGQAAVAYSVAWEAKVLTRAWWVYGHQVSKSAPTGEYLTTGSFMIRGKKNYLLPEHLQFGFSFLFRLEDSCIERHRDERKCIADDVSEITENEVDQEIEVSDDSDKEDDKKLDTIEENIENTQELKDNVEGNSDKIQKISDNVGTNEKPSDNVEEKEKEELNDDDKNKKIEDKESDDDGDSDSDSSEGVLDTHIKVDHDTGKVLIESKTRTISEMSERSDDTLQSFKFPALPKKGKPQKKEKPQKEQKEQKEQKNGPKRGQKGKLKKIKEKYKDQDDEDRALMMEILKPDKGAKESKKAQKQAAKGTKDKKSNRGPKIPAPAPLILEAESEEEPEGEQEVDPAANDADTEMLCQLTGCPFPEDELLFAVPVVAPYSSLHNYKFKVKLTPGTSKRGKAAKTAVQVFLRDKGASPREKDLLKAVKEENVARNFPGKVKLSAPQLHKHKK from the exons atgaaGACACGATTTAATACTTACGACATTGTTTGTATGGTGACTGAACTTCAGAG aCTAGTTGGTATGCGAGTAAATCAGGTATATGATATAGACAATAGAACTTATGTGATTCGTCTGCAAAGATCTGAAGAAAAGAGTGTATTGTTGTTGGAATCAGGGAATAGATTCCATACAACACAATTTGAATGGCCGAAGAATGTAGCACCATCAGGGTTTACTATGAAG CTCcgcaaacatttaaaaaacaaacgtCTAGAACACCTCACACAGCTTGGCATTGATCGTATTGTGGATCTACAGTTTGGTAGCGGAGAAGCTGCGTATCATGTTATATTGGAGTTGTATGATAGGGGTAATATTGTATTGACGGACTATAATTGGACGATTTTGAATGTGCTGCGGCCTCATGTGGAGGGAGATAAAGTTAG ATTTGCAGTAAAAGAGAAATATCCATTGGATAGAGCGAAAACAAGCTATGAAGCACCAAGTGAAGAACAATTACGGGAAATTCTATCGAGAAGCAGACCAGGGGATAACTTGAAGAAAATACTTAATCCTAATTTAG AATATGGTTCTGCAATAATAGACCATGTGTTACTAGACAACGGTCTAACGGGCAACATGAAGATATCACAGGATCCAAGTAAAGGGTTTTTTGTAGATAGAGATATTTCTAAATTGTACACAGCTTTGAAACAAGCTGAGTTGTTGATGGACGAAGCTAAGAGTCAGGTCGCTAAG GGCTACATAATCCAAAAGAAAGAGGAGCGTCCGAACCCAGAAGGAGGAGGGGACTTCTTCACAAACCAAGAGTTTCATCCAAAACTGTTCAGTCAGCATAAAAACCAGCCACATGTAGAGTATGAGACTTTTGATAGAAGTGTCGATGAATTTTACTCGGCTTTGGAAGGGCAGAAGATTGATTTGAAG ACAATACAAGTAGAACGCGAGGCGATGAAAAAACTCCAGAACGTTCGAAAAGACCACGAGAAACGTATCACCGAGCTAGAAAAAGTGCAAGTTGAAGACAAAATGGCCGCCGAGATGATTGCACGAAACGAACCTTTAGTTGAACAAGCGAGGTTGGCTATACAGACTACGTTGGCTAATCag ATGTCCTGGGACGACATAAAGCTGCTAGTCAAAACTGCGCAAGACAACTCCGATCCCGTGGCTTCGTCCATCAAAAACCtgaaattaaacacaaatCATATCACGTTATTACTAACGGACCCGTATGAATGGGAACAAATGGAGCCAATGTTGGTGGACATTGATCTGTCGCTCACGGCCTTTGCTAACGCTAGACG ATACTACGATCAAAAGAGAAACGCAGCGAAGAAACAACAGAAAACTGTAGAATCGGCGGGCAAAGCGCTCAAAAGTGCGGAACGGAAGACGAAACAAACACTCAAAGAGGCGCAGACTATCAGCTCGATTAGTAAGGCGAGGAAAACGTACTGGTTCGAGAAGTTCTACTGGTTCATATCGTCGGATAACTATTTG GTGATAGCCGGCCGCGACCAGCAACAGAACGAACTGCTCGTGAAGCGATACATGCGTTCCACAGACATATACGTGCACGCGGAAGTCACCGGGGCTTCGTCTGTTGTGGTCAAGTGTCCAACTGGACCTGCTCCTCCCAAGACATTGAGTGAAGCTGGACAAGCTGCTGTTGCTTATAg CGTAGCATGGGAAGCGAAAGTGCTAACACGAGCGTGGTGGGTGTACGGACACCAAGTGTCCAAATCCGCGCCAACCGGCGAATATCTAACCACAGGATCTTTCATGATACGAGGCAAAAAGAACTACCTGCTACCAGAACATCTTCAATTCGGGTTCAGCTTTCTATTCCGACTCGAAGATAGTTGCATAGAAAGGCATAGAGACGAAAGGAAATGTATCGCTGATGATGTATCGGAAATTACGGAAAATGAGGTCGATCAAGAAATAGAAGTATCAGACGATTCTGATAAAGAAGATGACAAGAAATTAGATACAATAGAAGAGAATATTGAAAATACTCAAGAATTAAAAGACAATGTTGAAGGAAATAGTGATAAAATTCAGAAGATTAGTGATAATGTAGGTACAAATGAAAAACCAAGTGATAATGTAGAAGAGAAGGAGAAAGAAGAATTAAATGATGATGATAAGAATAAGAAAATAGAGGATAAAGAATCGGATGATGATGGTGATTCGGATAGTGACAGTTCTGAAGGCGTATTGGATACTCATATAAAG GTAGACCACGACACAGGAAAGGTCCTAATCGAATCAAAAACAAGAACCATATCAGAAATGTCAGAACGAAGTGATGACACACTACAATCGTTCAAATTCCCAGCGTTACCCAAAAAGGGGAAACCCCAGAAGAAGGAAAAACCCCAAAAGGAACAGAAAGAACAAAAGGAACAGAAGAATGGCCCCAAGCGGGGACAGAAGGGGAAGTTGAAGAAGATTAAAGAGAAATATAAGGATCAGGATGACGAGGATCGCGCGTTGATGATGGAAATTTTGAAG CCGGACAAAGGCGCGAAAGAGTCGAAAAAGGCCCAAAAGCAAGCGGCCAAAGGTACAAAAGACAAGAAATCGAACCGCGGACCGAAGATACCCGCGCCTGCGCCGCTTATATTGGAAGCAGAGTCGGAAGAAGAACCAGAGGGTGAACAGGAg GTGGACCCAGCCGCAAACGACGCAGACACAGAGATGCTCTGCCAGCTCACCGGGTGCCCGTTCCCTGAAGATGAGCTGCTTTTCGCAGTACCCGTGGTGGCTCCGTATTCATCTTTGCATAATTATAA ATTCAAAGTAAAACTAACCCCGGGAACAAGCAAGCGGGGCAAAGCGGCTAAAACAGCGGTGCAAGTGTTCCTCCGGGACAAGGGAGCTTCGCCCCGGGAAAAGGATCTCCTCAAAGCGGTCAAGGAAGAAAACGTGGCGAGAAACTTCCCCGGAAAAGTTAAATTATCTGCTCCACAGTTGCATAAACATAAGAAATGA
- the LOC123699689 gene encoding radial spoke head protein 6 homolog A: MSRLMLEPDLIAAGENILPDLNNDLVLAKNFLKQQSAATADSLYDHLVDIVQKILTQKPPDVVDNFEQYSWEVKHEKFRPNFDLLNDVYLSPPQLALVRRMEEMFRLVASKSQKMEELGEEEQELDLEEEDSKPRIADLIDHNYYFRQGGYGLPDSECYAVYIALNMLAIKEPVATVRFFGKIYGTKANYYVAETDLTIEELDRRIREFEMKDMPGEGEGMDEDRVQETEEQKEIMGEGEAREEKPKEPVPPKLPPIPVSTWQPPPPIPVERPGQGVNKKVYWVCNSPGEPWVCLPDVTPDQIRVARLSVRCMTGDLDSEVQTFPPFEGTERNYLRAQIARIQAGTAISPQGFYTFGSGEEEEDIDLEEGAGDLAFNPNPFYQGHTLKDLLDSNLTYWVHHGRHILNQGRTIWWNPNADMDEGIEEEDEGPPPMEPETGPPLFTALSEDAHLEGLPAWRTRSSTMLTPDRALVTICSDVWPGAVAYATTGKKSECMYVGWGLKCQPPNFSPLQLARPQDEYPVGPEVMEMADPTFADEEAYRIAHLPPPPPPELPGEEGAFGEEEEEEDEE; encoded by the exons atgtctagATTAATGTTAGAGCCAGATTTAATAGCAGCAGGCGAAAACATTTTACCCGATTTAAATAACGATTTAGTTTTAGcgaagaattttttaaagcaACAAAGTGCAGCCACTGCTGATTCCTT GTACGATCATCTTGTGGACATCGTACAAAAGATTTTGACCCAAAAGCCGCCAGATGTCGTCGACAATTTTGAACAGTACTCCTGGGAGGTCAAACATGAGAAGTTTCGACCGAATTTTGATCTTCTCAATGATGTTTATCTGTCGCCTCCACAGCTGGCGCTTGTGCGGAGAATGGAGGAAATGTTTAGG TTGGTAGCGAGCAAGTCGCAGAAAATGGAAGAGCTTGGAGAAGAGGAGCAGGAACTTGACTTGGAAGAAGAAGATTCTAAGCCCAGAATAGCGGATCTCATCgatcataattattactttagaCAG GGAGGTTACGGTCTTCCGGACAGTGAGTGTTATGCGGTCTATATAGCTCTCAACATGTTGGCTATCAAAGAACCAGTAGCTACAGTCAG GTTTTTCGGCAAAATATATGGCACCAAAGCGAATTACTACGTCGCCGAAACGGATCTGACGATCGAAGAGTTGGATAGACGAATTCGG GAGTTTGAAATGAAAGACATGCCCGGGGAAGGAGAGGGTATGGATGAGGATCGGGTGCAGGAAACAGAAGAGCAGAAAGAGATAA TGGGTGAAGGTGAAGCCCGGGAGGAAAAGCCCAAAGAGCCAGTGCCTCCTAAATTACCACCCATACCAGTGTCCACGTGGCAACCTCCACCCCCTATACCCGTGGAGAGACCCGGGCAAGGGGTTAATAAAAAG GTATACTGGGTGTGCAACTCCCCCGGAGAGCCATGGGTGTGTCTCCCGGATGTAACGCCGGACCAGATACGAGTAGCTCGTCTTAGCGTGAGGTGTATGACGGGGGATTTGGATTCAGAG GTCCAAACGTTCCCTCCCTTCGAAGGCACAGAGCGCAATTACCTGCGCGCGCAGATTGCTCGCATACAAGCGGGGACTGCGATATCGCCACAGGGCTTCTACACCTTCGGCTCGGGGGAGGAGGAGGAGGACATCGATCTGGAGGAGGGAGCTG GAGACCTGGCGTTCAACCCAAACCCCTTTTACCAAGGCCATACCCTAAAAGACTTGCTTGACTCAAATCTCACTTACTGGGTCCACCACGGGAGACATATCTTGAACCAAGGAAGGACTATTTGGTGGAACCCTAATGCGGATATG GACGAAGGCATAGAGGAAGAGGACGAAGGCCCACCCCCCATGGAACCAGAAACGGGTCCTCCTCTATTCACAGCCCTTTCGGAGGACGCCCACTTAGAGGGTCTGCCCGCGTGGCGAACACGGTCTAGTACCATGCTCACCCCGGATAGGGCCCTGGTGACGATATGTAGTGATGTGTGGCCCGGGGCTGTGGCTTATGCTACTACGGGGAA GAAATCTGAATGCATGTACGTCGGCTGGGGCCTCAAATGCCAGCCACCAAACTTCTCCCCGCTGCAACTCGCGAGGCCCCAGGACGAGTACCCCGTGGGGCCCGAGGTCATGGAGATGGCGGACCCTACGTTTGCTGATGAGGAG GCATACCGTATCGCGCATCTACCTCCCCCTCCCCCGCCGGAACTTCCCGGGGAGGAGGGAGCCTTCGGGGAGGAAGAGGAGGAAGAAGATGAAGAATAA
- the LOC123699666 gene encoding exosome complex component RRP46, giving the protein MVAEELKDFKLKPMKCELNYLSKSDGSAILSQGETVVLVSVNGPLDIKTTSQSVEKATLDVLFCCKGGKPSVGDRFKENVIRQTCETSILGCLYPRTGITVTIQELEDFGGLLTCAVNCTCLALLNAGVSMRHTVAAVSCAVDARGDLVLEPTHEQVESAAAVMYFVFESRNKDFVTGFTTGTFSEDTYDEAMARCRSASDLVFKFYREIVATYCGVIG; this is encoded by the exons atggtcGCGGAGGAATTAAAGGATTTTAAACTAAAACCTATGAAATGTGAACTCAATTATCTTAGTAAATCCGATGGATCTGCAATATTGTCACAGG GAGAAACTGTAGTGCTTGTTAGTGTAAATGGACCTCTagatataaaaacaacaaGTCAAAGTGTGGAAAAGGCTACTTTAGATGTACTTTTCTGCTGTAAAGGCGGAAAACCATCAGTTGGTGATAG ATTTAAGGAGAATGTAATAAGGCAAACATGTGAAACATCAATATTGGGTTGTTTGTATCCTAGAACGGGAATAACAGTGACTATACAAGAATTGGAGGATTTTGGTGGG CTTCTCACCTGCGCAGTGAACTGCACCTGCCTAGCGCTGCTCAACGCGGGTGTTTCCATGCGGCATACAGTCGCCGCAGTCAGCTGTGCGGTTGACGCTCGTGGGGATCTCGTGCTTGAGCCGACACATGAGCAAGTTGAGAGTGCAGCGGCGGTGATGTACTTTGTGTTTGAGAGTCGGAATAAGGATTTTGTTACGG GTTTCACAACAGGCACCTTCAGTGAAGATACCTACGACGAAGCGATGGCCCGATGCCGTTCTGCCAGCGACCTTGTCTTTAAGTTCTATAGAGAAATAGTCGCAACATACTGTGGTGTGATTGGATGA